From the Lathyrus oleraceus cultivar Zhongwan6 chromosome 3, CAAS_Psat_ZW6_1.0, whole genome shotgun sequence genome, the window TTCAAACATATCTAACCAATCCATTAAGATCAGCCTGATTTAAGATATATAATTTAAATCAAAGCGATTTTGTGACCAACCAATTAAGATCAGACCGTATTTATTTAAAATATgtaattaaaaaaacaattttgTGTAAATTGTAGAGTCAATATAATCAAGAGAAAGGTATACGCATCCACCAATTTTAAGAGttataatattaaataaattGAATTGATAGGATCTGTCCATAACTGTTAAATTTTGGTATATTTATTTAACTATTTTTTAATCAAATTTAAAATATTACTCCCTTTAGTCCCAATTATAGTAACCGTGTCTACCAATTAATTTCATATTGAACATATATTTCTGCCGGACTATAGATGAAAAGATTACATAGAGGAGTTCAATTCGATAGAATTCACAATGTCATTTCCACACAAGACAAAAAAACTGAAGTtaaaacaaagcaaaaaaagaaaaataatatcGACACCGAAAAgatataataaaaaaaaagaataacTTTTTTCCATCATCACTCAACAACTTTCACACGAAACTTGAAAGACATGAATGACGCCCAGAAAACTATTCATCATCCTCCACctgtcaacaacaacaacaaaaaaacaaATATTTCCAACGTCAATACaagatttttttttatgtttgtAAATAAACAAAATAACAACGCTTATCATAGTCATTTTTCATAATCCTAATTTAGTTGGATCTAACAAATGGTACTTACAAAAGATAAACTGAATCACTTAGTGATAATGTAAATAGCATAGAGAATTCCAGGAAGATAGCCAAAAAGAGTGAGCACCAAACAGATCCAAAACTCCACCTATGTATATAACAAACAACAAACAGTTAATGAAACATGAAGAAAATTACCAAAATAACCCTTGAGAAGAAATTGTAAAGCGTTACTTACTTCACAGCCAAACTTGAGGAAGACACCAAGAGGTGGGAGGAGGATGGCAAGAATGATATCAATGAAGGTAGCTGTACTCATTTTGTTtgtttgagagaga encodes:
- the LOC127132500 gene encoding hydrophobic protein RCI2B, whose amino-acid sequence is MSTATFIDIILAILLPPLGVFLKFGCEVEFWICLVLTLFGYLPGILYAIYIITK